ACTAAAACTAGAGTTAGTTACTCAATTAGATATCTGGCGTTGCTCGGCTTTCACGATCGGTAATCAAGAGACGGCCAATGAAACGCTCAATCAGCGAGGGCGATTTGTCCCCGTCGTcttcgaagaagaagaagaagaagaagcaccaTGAATCTGAAGATCTGGAGTCCGATTTGGCTCCACCGCCCATCAGATGCTCAATCAGCGATGGGGATTTCATCATCACGAAAGAGGAGGAGATGGACACAGACCATGACGCTGAATATCCTCCAATCCATGTTGTTAATCTGGAATCGACTATGGTGAATCCACCACCACCCATGAGATGCGACGATCCTCCTCCGAATACCTCCCCTGCTGTGCGGGTTTTCAAATTCAACTTCATCATGAATAAAAGTAATTTCTATTCAAAACTCTATTCTCTTCTTCCATTCTTCTGTGTTTGTGCCTTGTGTGCTTATTGGCTTTCTTCATGTTTTGATATCTGTCAG
The sequence above is drawn from the Raphanus sativus cultivar WK10039 unplaced genomic scaffold, ASM80110v3 Scaffold0072, whole genome shotgun sequence genome and encodes:
- the LOC108843990 gene encoding uncharacterized protein LOC108843990 is translated as MKRSISEGDLSPSSSKKKKKKKHHESEDLESDLAPPPIRCSISDGDFIITKEEEMDTDHDAEYPPIHVVNLESTMVNPPPPMRCDDPPPNTSPAVRVFKFNFIMNKTDPKVFLDKAWILLKPALTSILHEENLDRFYFGTINHVFETCQSKGW